A segment of the Marinomonas posidonica IVIA-Po-181 genome:
CGCGACTGATTTTATTTGTTTTGGCTTTATTGGCCTTTGCCCAGTTGGGAACAGCACTGGCTGTTTTGTCGTCTTTAAAAGAGGATAACTATCGACAGGGGGTGCAATCGATTGATGTGTCTCGCAATGTCTTTGATTTGTTATTAGAAGCCAGGGCTGAGCAGCTCACCAAAGGGGTAGAAATTTTGACCTCGGATTTTGGCTTCAAACAAGCGGTTGCGACCAAAGAAACCGGCACCATTCGTTCTGTCTTACAAAATCACGGCGCGCGGATTAACGCGGATGTGTCTCTTTTAGTCTCCCCGTCGGGTGACGTTATTACCATGACTCAAGAGCTGAATGCCAGCGATGCCGTGGCGGATTTAGTCTTTGCTGCAAGACGTTCCGGTGGCTCGTCCATTAGTACCATGATTGCGCTTGGCGATCTGGCTTACCAATTGGTACTGGTGCCTGTGAGGTCGCCTAATATCGTAGCTTGGGTCGGCATGGCGTTTTTATTGGATCAGTCTCTGGCGGAAGAGATTAAAGGGGTGACGGGACTCGACATCAGCTTTGTTTATAAAAACCAAGATGAGCAGATTCACTTTGGTGGCACCACCTTGCCATCAGCAGAAGGGGGACAACTGTTAAGTGAAATCGAAAAAATCGAAGATATTTTGCAAGAGCCGGCGTTTTCGAACGATGAAAAGTACCTGTCTTTGGCGGTCGATCTAGGGGTGAAAAACCAGTGGGGGATGATTCATTTACCTTATGGGCCCTGGAAAGAAAGTTATAACTTCACGCGCAACCAATTGTTGGGCATTTTTGCGGGTGCCTTGGCCTTAGCTTTGCTTCTGGGTGTGGCATTGGCGCGTAATATGACGCGCCCTATTGGCCATTTGGTTGAATTCGCGACCAGCATAGGGAAAAGCGTACAACGAGCTGAGTTGACTGTGCCAAACATGACGGGTGAGTTTGGGGTTTTGTCTAACACCATGAAAACCATGCAGCACTCTATTTTAATGCGTGAAGAAGAGCTGACTTTTCGCGCCTCTCACGACATGCTAACTGGGTTGAATAATCAAAGTGCTGTCGAACTGTATCTGCAAGATGCGTTGCCAGCGAAGGAAGGCGGACTTTTATTGTTGAACATTCGTCGCTTTCGCGACATCAATAATATGCTGGGGTTTGATCTAGGTAATATTTTGCTCGGTAAGGTGGCGAATCGACTGCAAGAGTGGGCTTGCCAAGCAGACATGATTGCACGTTTAGGAGACGATAAGTTTCTATTGATTTTTCAGCGTAACATTACGGCTCAGGATTGCACTGATTTGAAAGAAGTCATGAATGACGAACTTGAAATTGAGCCAGGTTCAGAAATTCGCATTGACGTTAGTATTGGTGTTTTACCTCTGGAACACGCGACAGAAAGCGTGAATGCGGTGTTAAGACGTCTTGATATTGTGGCTGAAAAAGCCAAGGAAGAAAGTGATGGTTGTGCTTTCTATCACGTTGGCGAAGACGAGAATCACCGTCGTCAGTTAACCATTATTCGTGATCTTCCTGCCGCGTTAGAAGCGAATCAATTGTTTGTAGTGTATCAGCCTAAAGTTGGTGTGGCGCAAGACGATTGCCATGAAGCGGAAGCCTTAATTCGTTGGATTCATCCAGAGTTGGGCTTTATTCCTCCCGACGAATTTATTGCGCTGTTAGAACACGCCGGCAGTATTCAAGTTTTGACGAAATGGGTGCTTAATACCGTATTGATGCAATTGAGTCAGTGGTGGCAACAAGGTCATCAGATTCGGGTGGCTGTGAACTTATCTGCTCATGACCTCATTAATGAAGAGTTACCTTTAATCGTGTCGTTGGCGCTTGAGGCGAATCAATTGCCGGTACAAGCCCTAGCCTTAGAGGTGACGGAAAGCGCTGTAATGTCAGACAGAAATAAGGTCATTAGCGTGCTTGAATCATTACAAAACATGGGCATTCATTTGGCCATTGATGACTTTGGGACAGGACAATCATCGCTTGCTTATCTTCGGGATTTACCTGTCAACGAAGTGAAGATAGATCGAGCCTTCATCCAATATATCGATACGAAGCAAGAAGATGCCTCGATCACTAAAGCCAGTATCGATCTATCTCATAGTTTGGGCTTTCAGGTCACGGCAGAGGGTGCCGAAAATGCCCAGAGTGTGGCACTTTTGAGGGAGTTTCACTGTGATAAAATACAGGGTTACTTCTTTTCAAAGCCTCTTGGTAGCGAGGCATTTTTTGCTTGGCGTGAAGCGTTTAATAGGGTATCTGAATCTTACTCGTCGTAATTTGTGAGGTGAAATTCAATATGTTGCTTTTGATACGGATGGCGGCACTGCTGATATTGATTGTGTTAGTCACCCTATTTGGGATTGTCTTTTGCTTATTGACCTTAAAATCAAAAAACCGTGTCTATTACCTTGGTCGAGTGTTTGCACAGGTTGGGCCTTTATTTGGCTTGTCGGTTGAAGGTCGTGTGTCCGAGGCCGCGAAACAAGTACCTCAAGCTGTGTATGTCGCCAATCATCAAAATAATTTTGATTTGTTTACGTTGGCGACAGTCGTGCCAAAAGGCATGGTGACGGTCGGCAAAACCAGCTTGCGTTGGATCCCCTTCTTTGGCCTGCTGTACTGGGTAAGTGGCAACATTCTAATCAATCGTAACGATCGAAAAAAAGCCATCGCCACCATAGATCAGGTAGTGAATGGGATGAAGCGTACCGGCTTATCTATTTGGATGTTTCCAGAAGGAACGCGCAGTCGAGGACGCGGTTGGTTACCCTTTAAGCGAGGCGCATTTCACGCGGCGGTGCAAGCCGGAGTGCCAGTGATTCCGGTGGTGTGCAGCAGTACTCACAATCAGGTTAAGCTTAACCGATTGCATAATGGCAAGGTCATTGTTGAAATGCTGGAGCCGATCGATACCACGGGCTTACATGAGACCGATGTAATAAACATTATGACGGATTGCGAACGGCACATGCATGCGACTCAACGACGGCTTGATGATGAGCTAGCTAAGACCAGATGAGTCATCGTTCAACTTTGACTGTAATGCTTGTGTCAAAGTGTCCTCCACCTCTGTTTTAAGGGGATGGTCGGCTTGATACCAGTTAGGATGTTGCTTAGCTTGTCGCCAATAGAATGGCAATTTTCGTAGGGCCGCGTTGTCCGAAGCATGATTTTTGCTGAGTTGAAAAGGCTGCTGTGATGCATGTCCTCGCTGATGTAAATGACGAATGGCATCCAGCCCTCGCAAACTCAATAGAGTTAAGGTGCTGTTTTCTAAACACAAAAAATATTGTTTGGTGAGTTTGCTTTTAATCGTGTCTTTGTAATGTTTTCCGGTTTGCCAGCCAGCACCTAATAGAGCGCCGACACTGGTGGCGGTGCCGAGAGTCAGTCCTGCCGATATCATATCAATGCCGGCGCCAATAGCCGCCCCGGTTAGGGCGCTGGTTCCTGTTTCTATGCCCCATTCTTTCAATACCTCTTTATCAAACATATCTTGTTGCCAGCGATCGTACTGGATATGAAATTGACTCTGTACTAGGTCGTCAGGGCGAAAATCATAAAGTTTTAATAGCTGTTGAATGTATTGGTTCTCGAGTGCTTTGATGTGCTCTTCAAACTGGTTTGTTTGCTCATTAGACGCTGGATATTGATCGCAGAGGCTGCGGAAGCTGGCAGCATTGGTTAACCATTCAGCGAGTAAGCTGATCGCAGCGCTAAGTCTCAGTTGAGCGGCTTCTTCTCGCGCGAGAATCAATGCTTTCAAAGCATCGTATTGGTCCGGCATCAGGCTTTGGAGGCTTTGATAAAGGCGCTTTTCATCTTCAAAATAGAAGGCCACAGAATCGTATTTTACGACGGCATGCAGGTGCCGTTCGGTGAGAATCTGTCGCCAAGCCTGATGGTGCGAGCTTGGGCTTGCACTGAAGTTTAGGATGGGAATAATGGGTTTGTTAGCACTGGCTAAGAGCGAGAGTTCGTCTAAGTATTTTCCCAATGGAGCCTGACGTAAGTCGATGACATAGAGAATAATGTCGGTCAAGGTCAGTTGCTTTAGTATCTTAGCTTCTTGTTCGAACTCATTATCAGCCAGTGGGCTGTGACAAAAGGCCATTAACCAATCTCGTCCAGACAGCTCGTTAAACGGTGGCTGATGGCGGCATTCCCAAAGCCCAATCGAATCTTCAAAGCCAGGGGTGTCGATTAGAGTGAGGATGTTTTGCCCTGCCATCTCAATGTCGACACTTTCAACATGACGAGTGGTTCCGGCTTGATCATTGACCTCACCAAAATCGTGACGGCGCAATAAAGTACGAATCAGTGAGGTTTTTCCGGTGTTGGCATGACCCACTACTAATAATGACATGGTCATCACTTAATCCTCTATCATCCATTGTGGTGTTGACAGCTTTAGGTCGCTAGCGAGACGGATCCAGTCTTTTGAAAATTGGTCTGACGAATTTTTTTGCATCACCATTTTTAGATTTGGGTGTGTTTGGGCCAGACTCTGAAAGAAACGGTGGCTGCCACGATCAGGGCTTTGAGCGGTATTCACTAGAACATAAAGCAGCTGACTAGTGGGTATAGCGATAAAGGCTTGTTGCTGCGTTCGATCATTTAAAACATCCACATGACTGGCTTGGGCTAAAGGTTCTGGCGGTAATGCGCTCCATTCAAATAATCCCCAGTGCCCTGTAAGAGCGGATGAACAGATGGTGGTGCAGTCATTTGTCACGCTGGGATGTGATGTTGGCGTTTGAGTGTCTTCATCCAGAAGCTGATTGAGGTGTGTTTCCTGAACAGAATATCGTGCTTTGATGATATTTTCTTGTGAACTCAAGGGACGCTTTAGCCTTGTTAGATGATAGTTCATTAGACTCAAGGCCAATAAAGCAAATCTAGGCAGAATACCGTAAACAAACAAACTGGCCAGTAGGAAATTTGCCCAATGTTGTCGAGTAAGATCACTTTGTACAGCCTGATCAAGGCGACTGATTAAAATGTCTGTATGAGAGGGAAGCGAAACGCCGAGCCAATATAAAGGTCCGCTGAGACATTGCGTAAGGCGTAAGAAACTGTCTGGCGTTAGTAGGGTTGTTTCCCAAACAAAACTGACTTGATTGGTTAGCAGTAAGAGTAATGTCATCAACCAGCCCGCCAGTAGGTAACATCCCCATGCGCCATGGGAAAGACTGCTCGCCAACCATGCTTGGCTGTGCTTTGGGCATTGCCAGTGCCAGAAAGCATTACCAATGTTGGGTGAGATGCGAAAAACCCGACAGATTTTAGTATTTATGAAAGACAGGGCATTTAGCCAGATAAAAGAGGGATGACGGGGTCGTTTAAGAGACGCCAGTACGAGGCTGAGTCCCCACACAATAAGATTGATGAAATGAAATCCTAGCAAACTGATGAGTAACCAGAAAATATTGATCTGTTGGCTGGCATGAGTCAGAAAACTGCTCGGCACTATCATAGCCCCGAGAATAAACGCCAAGATGAATAACATCAGCACGCCACGATTAAAACCATGCTTGAGTTTGATGAATTGGGATAATGGTGTGTGATCAGCGTCACCTACTTCAAGGTGTGCTAGAGCCTGATGTAGATTGTTAGCATGACTTGGTAAAGTAAACGTGGAATGGCTTTCTAAATAGGCCGCTAATACTAATTTGTCATCTTGTGATGGAAACGTCATAACCAATGGAGTCTCATATGCCTTACAGAAAGTCGCTTTGCCTTGAGCAAAAACGTTATTTATCTTGTACGCGAAGTCAGCAGGAAAGGCAAAATTAGTTGATTGATTGGCATTTACCAAAAAAAATAACTATCATTCTTATGACATACTTCATGTTTTTTCGCCGAAAATATCCACTTCTTATGATGTAAATCATTGTTTTTTTGATTTAACGTGTCTTTTTTTCTTTGTAGGTAAAATCCTACAGGGTTAGTGTGTGTATTTGTTAATCCTGATTGAATTCATGACCAGCCACCGCCTACTATTGCCCTAAATAACAACGCGTAATTTCTAGGAGGTTTAGAATGCGTTTAAATTCGGTCAGAGTTAAAAGTTCACTGCCGGTTATCGTCATGGCGATAACTTTTATTATCGCAATGCTTTCTATGGGATTCATCATTAATCAATTAAAAGCGTCGCTAAATGAGCATACCAACAATTATGAAAAGGCGATTTCAGTCATTTTGAATGCCGACCGTGACGCGTATCAAGCCAAATTGGCTGAACAGCGTCTTGTTGTTGGATTAGGAGAGTCCGAAAGTGAAGAAGCCAATCGTACCGAGAATATTCAGCAGGTAAGTGATCGCTTTGCTTTGTACAAAAAGCATATGTCAGTGGCACCAGAAGTGGTGAACAATCTGGGCGATTTTGAAAGTGCATTTAATGCTTGGGTAGCCGCATCAGATGCGTTGGTTAACCTAGACAGTAATTCTGCTAATTTTGAAGCGGCAGAAACACTGTCTAATGATACCTTTAGCAGCATGCGAGATATTTTGGATGCGGCAGGTGTGGCCATTAATGAACACGCTGTTAAAAGCAAAAATATTCTTGAAGCACAGCTGGAATCCTCAGTTCGTGTTGCCACCATTGTCGTTATTATAGGTGTGCTTATTGCCGTATGGTTCAGCTATAAAACACCTAAAACATTAACGGATCAAGTACGTTACCTTGGCCAACGAATTCGTGAAATCTCAGAAGGCGATGGGGATTTAACTCAGCGTATTGAGTTCTCAACCAAGGATGAACTAGGCGATCTTGCAGGCGAATTTAACGGTTTTGTCGACAACCTTAGAAGCATTATTTCTAACATCCATCAGCAAGCCAATGCCTTAGGCAAGGTGACGGGGGAGTTGAATAATGCTGCGTTGCAAACCTCGGAAATCACAGGGTCACTGGCCAATGCATCCGCGTCAATTGTGAGTGCTGGTCATCAAATGGATATGTCGAATCAACAAATGGCGGCGGTCGCTCGTGATGCGGCGAATGAAGCCAACAATTCGAGCAGTTTGACGGAAAACGGTATTACGGCAGTGAATAAATCTCACTCAGCTGTGACCGAATTGGTGTCAGATATTGAACTCGCGCTTGGTCGATCTGACGAGTTGCACAAGAGCTCTGAGAGCATTGCTTCTGTATTAGAAGTGATTCGAAACATTGCTGAGCAGACTAACTTGTTGGCCCTTAACGCGGCCATTGAGGCGGCTCGTGCAGGTGAGCAAGGTCGTGGTTTCGCGGTAGTCGCGGATGAAGTCCGTACATTGGCA
Coding sequences within it:
- a CDS encoding putative bifunctional diguanylate cyclase/phosphodiesterase, translating into MFSSFQARLILFVLALLAFAQLGTALAVLSSLKEDNYRQGVQSIDVSRNVFDLLLEARAEQLTKGVEILTSDFGFKQAVATKETGTIRSVLQNHGARINADVSLLVSPSGDVITMTQELNASDAVADLVFAARRSGGSSISTMIALGDLAYQLVLVPVRSPNIVAWVGMAFLLDQSLAEEIKGVTGLDISFVYKNQDEQIHFGGTTLPSAEGGQLLSEIEKIEDILQEPAFSNDEKYLSLAVDLGVKNQWGMIHLPYGPWKESYNFTRNQLLGIFAGALALALLLGVALARNMTRPIGHLVEFATSIGKSVQRAELTVPNMTGEFGVLSNTMKTMQHSILMREEELTFRASHDMLTGLNNQSAVELYLQDALPAKEGGLLLLNIRRFRDINNMLGFDLGNILLGKVANRLQEWACQADMIARLGDDKFLLIFQRNITAQDCTDLKEVMNDELEIEPGSEIRIDVSIGVLPLEHATESVNAVLRRLDIVAEKAKEESDGCAFYHVGEDENHRRQLTIIRDLPAALEANQLFVVYQPKVGVAQDDCHEAEALIRWIHPELGFIPPDEFIALLEHAGSIQVLTKWVLNTVLMQLSQWWQQGHQIRVAVNLSAHDLINEELPLIVSLALEANQLPVQALALEVTESAVMSDRNKVISVLESLQNMGIHLAIDDFGTGQSSLAYLRDLPVNEVKIDRAFIQYIDTKQEDASITKASIDLSHSLGFQVTAEGAENAQSVALLREFHCDKIQGYFFSKPLGSEAFFAWREAFNRVSESYSS
- a CDS encoding 1-acylglycerol-3-phosphate O-acyltransferase, encoding MLLLIRMAALLILIVLVTLFGIVFCLLTLKSKNRVYYLGRVFAQVGPLFGLSVEGRVSEAAKQVPQAVYVANHQNNFDLFTLATVVPKGMVTVGKTSLRWIPFFGLLYWVSGNILINRNDRKKAIATIDQVVNGMKRTGLSIWMFPEGTRSRGRGWLPFKRGAFHAAVQAGVPVIPVVCSSTHNQVKLNRLHNGKVIVEMLEPIDTTGLHETDVINIMTDCERHMHATQRRLDDELAKTR
- a CDS encoding DUF3482 domain-containing protein; this encodes MSLLVVGHANTGKTSLIRTLLRRHDFGEVNDQAGTTRHVESVDIEMAGQNILTLIDTPGFEDSIGLWECRHQPPFNELSGRDWLMAFCHSPLADNEFEQEAKILKQLTLTDIILYVIDLRQAPLGKYLDELSLLASANKPIIPILNFSASPSSHHQAWRQILTERHLHAVVKYDSVAFYFEDEKRLYQSLQSLMPDQYDALKALILAREEAAQLRLSAAISLLAEWLTNAASFRSLCDQYPASNEQTNQFEEHIKALENQYIQQLLKLYDFRPDDLVQSQFHIQYDRWQQDMFDKEVLKEWGIETGTSALTGAAIGAGIDMISAGLTLGTATSVGALLGAGWQTGKHYKDTIKSKLTKQYFLCLENSTLTLLSLRGLDAIRHLHQRGHASQQPFQLSKNHASDNAALRKLPFYWRQAKQHPNWYQADHPLKTEVEDTLTQALQSKLNDDSSGLS
- a CDS encoding DUF2868 domain-containing protein; translated protein: MTFPSQDDKLVLAAYLESHSTFTLPSHANNLHQALAHLEVGDADHTPLSQFIKLKHGFNRGVLMLFILAFILGAMIVPSSFLTHASQQINIFWLLISLLGFHFINLIVWGLSLVLASLKRPRHPSFIWLNALSFINTKICRVFRISPNIGNAFWHWQCPKHSQAWLASSLSHGAWGCYLLAGWLMTLLLLLTNQVSFVWETTLLTPDSFLRLTQCLSGPLYWLGVSLPSHTDILISRLDQAVQSDLTRQHWANFLLASLFVYGILPRFALLALSLMNYHLTRLKRPLSSQENIIKARYSVQETHLNQLLDEDTQTPTSHPSVTNDCTTICSSALTGHWGLFEWSALPPEPLAQASHVDVLNDRTQQQAFIAIPTSQLLYVLVNTAQSPDRGSHRFFQSLAQTHPNLKMVMQKNSSDQFSKDWIRLASDLKLSTPQWMIED
- a CDS encoding methyl-accepting chemotaxis protein, giving the protein MRLNSVRVKSSLPVIVMAITFIIAMLSMGFIINQLKASLNEHTNNYEKAISVILNADRDAYQAKLAEQRLVVGLGESESEEANRTENIQQVSDRFALYKKHMSVAPEVVNNLGDFESAFNAWVAASDALVNLDSNSANFEAAETLSNDTFSSMRDILDAAGVAINEHAVKSKNILEAQLESSVRVATIVVIIGVLIAVWFSYKTPKTLTDQVRYLGQRIREISEGDGDLTQRIEFSTKDELGDLAGEFNGFVDNLRSIISNIHQQANALGKVTGELNNAALQTSEITGSLANASASIVSAGHQMDMSNQQMAAVARDAANEANNSSSLTENGITAVNKSHSAVTELVSDIELALGRSDELHKSSESIASVLEVIRNIAEQTNLLALNAAIEAARAGEQGRGFAVVADEVRTLATRTQDSTNEIEAMIEQLKVNVAESSKAIQNSRNNADFTVNNFGDVTKAFQDLQESFAKVQEMAAQTAQATQEQSIVANDINQNMVSLKEQTDSVQSVSDNIKKQSGDISDLYEALDKQVGSFKV